The sequence CGTAACCACTCGTTTAGCCGAGATTTTCCGCTTACTCTGCTCACAAATACATGACGTGCTAGCCCCTATGTCTTCAAGCTTTAACGCACAACAAGATAAACAGGCGCTACGACAACTCTTACTCCGTAGTCAACGTTTTGTTTGTCTTATCGTAGTCTTGCTCATTGTGCCTGCATGGTTTTTTGTGGAAGATCTGCTGCGGATTTGGCTCGAGCTTAATAATCAACAAACACTATGGTGTGCACGGATCTTATTGCTAAATATCGCAATTCTGGTTATTTATCGCAATACCACCAATCAAATTTTACTCATGTGCGGTTACCAAAAACCTTTGATGTGGATTGGAATAACCGAATGCCTGGCTAACCTGATATTAAGCTGCTTACTGATACAGCATCTGGGTATTATGGGTGTGGCTTTGGGCACGCTCATTCCAAATACTGTATTAGCCATCTTCGTCAGCATTCCAATGACAAGGAAATTTACACAAATATCAATTTGGCAGATCTACAAGCCACTGGTTATCGCCAGCCTTGCCGTTGGTTTGCCCTTCGCGTCAGGACTACTTTTATTTGAGCAAGTGACAGAAGGTTATAACTCACTCTTCCATATCATTGCTGTCTGCGTGATAAGTGCGATCCCGGCACTCCTTTTTGCCTACAAATCTTATCTGTCCACCAGTGAGCGCCATCAATTGAAACACATAATAAGTTCTTTGGTTCCCAGGCGGCAGCTTAAATTGTAAATCCAGCCAATACCTGACTAGTATTTAATAAACAGTTAGATGAGTAAGTTTTCAACATACGCTTTTTGGAGAAGGGATATGACGAAAGGAACCATTATCAACATACCACGTAGATTTGTAAAAGATGAATGGGGCGGCACCGAAACTGTGATAACTGAAACTGCACATCAGCTTAAGGCTATCGGTTACCAACTTGAAAGCGTCACCACGTTAGCCTTATCAGACAATAAACAAGAGTCTATTTTCGGTATTCCAGTCAAACGTTTTGGTTACAGTTATACACGCTTGGGCCTATCAAAAAAACACAAGCTTCTATTGGACAAACGTGGCGGTAATATGTTTTCTCTCCCCCTGTTCTTTTACCTGCTATTTGGCAAGAAAACCAGAGTCCTCCACCTGCATACAATGGGGAGATTGGGAGCTATAGCCCGCATAGCCGCTCGACTTAAAGGAATTCCCTATGTAGTCAGTATTCATGGCGGCTATTTGGGGCTACCCAAAGAACAATTGGACGATATGATGCTGCCACTAAAAGGCAGTTTTAACTGGGGTAAGCCCTTAGATCTTCTGCTACAAAGCGCGAAAGTGATAGATGGCGCAGACGCCGTTATTTGCGTAGGAGAAAACGAGCGGGAAAAGATAGCGGCTAAATATCCCGAAAAAAAAGTCGTCTTTCTACCCAATGGCGTAGATCAGCAAAGATTTTCCTCGGGTGACGCAACGGCATTTACAGAGAAGTA is a genomic window of Shewanella psychrophila containing:
- a CDS encoding glycosyltransferase family 4 protein, encoding MTKGTIINIPRRFVKDEWGGTETVITETAHQLKAIGYQLESVTTLALSDNKQESIFGIPVKRFGYSYTRLGLSKKHKLLLDKRGGNMFSLPLFFYLLFGKKTRVLHLHTMGRLGAIARIAARLKGIPYVVSIHGGYLGLPKEQLDDMMLPLKGSFNWGKPLDLLLQSAKVIDGADAVICVGENEREKIAAKYPEKKVVFLPNGVDQQRFSSGDATAFTEKYHFAKTDKIILCVSSFTPQKNQETLLRAFAKTHKQSPDLKLVLIGVIYDQDYFDLLARLTIELGVDEDVRFVCNLKFDDPSLANAYAAAELFVLPSLYEPFGIVVLEAWASGTPALCGNVGGLPSFVRNGENGLFFDVESVDSLYQNMTDILQDRKRYNHLQNHALKAVETYSWQAITKRLASLYEEVSS